The Melanotaenia boesemani isolate fMelBoe1 chromosome 17, fMelBoe1.pri, whole genome shotgun sequence genome segment CCCATCGCGTGAGCTCATGTCTGCATTTTCTGCTAATTCACTTGATATCTTCAGTAACAGGAAAAAGCTGCACCGAGAAatacaaacaacacaaataattcACTGTGAAATGCGTTGATTTGCTTTCAGGTTCAGTTTGTACTATGACATATACATGCTGTACTGAACCAGCCTCCTCGCTGGGATCAATCTTTTACGGTGCTGAAGTTCACCAGGTCTAACGGTGCTGGTTCGGTTCTGATCGGAGCTTTGGCCAGCATCACTTTCATTCCTGCAGGACCCTGAAGATCAGTGCTTTCCATGGCCACGACGTGCCCGATGAAATGCTGAAAGATGCAgcaaaacacagagaaatatCATTTAAGAACACATAAAACCTGAAACCGCTTACAGTTGGAGGACGATTTAAGTGTTCAAGGATATGCAGACTATAAATCcacaaaatgatcaaattaacaaatattacatttcagtgtttatgcaaatatttcacatgtgtctgtaaTGTGGGTGAAATCAGATAAAAGCTGTGTCAGTTTGACCTTTGCAGGATGATTTGGTTTTGATCTGATTAATGCAGCATGTTTCTCCCTCTGAGCTTTCTCCTCctgtgttaaaaacacatgaagtcACGGCAAGGCTGCATATAAATAACAACACACATGTTCAGATTCATTCTTAGTAGAATTTGTGAAAAATATGAAACCTTCAGGATCTCATAATTTGAAGTCTTGGAAACATATTTGTTCCAGGATTTGGATGTAAGCTCCTGTTGCCTCAAGCGAGACTTCATCTGcagtaaaaaagacaaaaaacactaATACAAGGTCCTTTAATGAGAACCATGATCAACTAAAATATACCAGAAAGATATTAGACGTTGGCTGAGATTTCAGTAATAGCTTGTGCAGCTGTTGGGGTATTTCTGTTGCCAGCACCTCTCTGTAGACCAGCTTCTCCTCGCTGATGtcctcttcctgctgctgctccaggatGCTTCTTTGCTCTGCCATGATCCTCCTCGCCGTGTCCTCTGAAATCCTCTGTATGGTGCTCAGAGCCTCTTCATCAGGGCTGATGGGCCTCACGCCATCCAGACTCAGTTCCCTGCTGATCTCCTCCCACACCTCTCCAACCTGCATCATACCAGGACAGGCACCTTGCTGTTCAAACCACTTGCTTCATCTGAAACTGAAGTCTGTACAAGCAGTGAAGTATTTAAATTAGATATATTCTGCTCTCTGGTCGgtgaaaatattaatttaaagtcTGATCAAACTGATCCTTGAGTTACgatgcaaatgtttttaatattgacacaaatgacaataaagaagCACATTGTAGGGAGAGCCTACAGGAGCTGTCCACACTAACACACACCAGCCTCGCAGAAATACGTGTGGCTTGAACTTAAACTGTTAATctaggggtgtccagctcttgTTGTCTGGgtccacaatcctgcaggttttagatgtctccctgatcCAAATTAGCTCTCCTCTACAGCtttttgtcaagttctgcacaagctttctgacccattaatttgattcaggtgctGCAGCATGAAACATtaacacctgcaggacagcagtccCCGAGGACCACCTGCAGGACACACCTGATCTAAGCTTTCAGAAGTCTGGGTTTAATCTCAGGatccagttttaaaaagaatctgTTCTTCAACATGTTTGCAGTTTAAATCTGCATCTTCAATGCTTTAGTTCAAACCATGTCATTAATGTTCATGTACATGCATTAGAAGACACAGGACACGATTCTTTTAGAGCTGAAGCTTGTACATAttgaacatattttatattactgTGGTAGAGAAAGTTAGTtcagttttgttgttgcttcagTCCTTTCAGTTAAATTCTTCAGAGTGTGTATTAGTCATATGCAATGAACTCTTTAAGATGACTTGTATGACATCGTCATCTGTGTTGATCATTTACCTTAAAGTCCAGATACCTTTTGATAATGCTCAGAGTCACATAATCTTCTGTTGACAATCCAGGAAGTCCCTGAAAACCTGTCGGTCCAAAAGTAAAACAGCTGATCGGATTTATTGTACTGCATTTTATACTGAATGATGTACTCTTTTGTAAGTTCTTCAATATAAAACGCCACACTCCCAGGAGACATTAAATCAGCATTGTgttatacatacatattattattaaacgcttatgtaaatgtattaaatacATAAGCTGAAGCTGACCTGTATGATGTCTGAAGaatgtgaaatgaaaaaatactgcATGAAATATCTTTTAAATGAAGTGAAACTAAAGAAGTTTGCAGTTATTCTTTTACCCAGACAGCAgaagattaaataaatctttGCTCGCAGGTTCTCTGATATTTCCAACACTGCTGTGGTTGGTGTGGCGGCAGGAAATGACAACAAGTCGCCGTCCTGCTGGAAACAACTGAGAACAGGACTCTGAGGATCTGaaggacaaacacagacataataataaaatattaaaatatgtgaGACATGTTCAGTATGTTGTGTGACAGAGCAatggcatatatatatatatatatatatatatatatatatatagtatatgcagaagttctggttcaggtcttggTTCaggtttgtatttctttttctttatctgctgtagatggttttagtcctgacttttcttttgtcctccacctgTCCAGTTTCTTTCTGTCAGcctgtttttattgctgtttttcaGGGAAAGTAAAGAAACGGAAACAACAAACCTACAGATCAAATTTACTGTAGAACTGGTTCTTTGCAAAGTTGTCCGTTATGTgttgacacaacactggtttGTCCCTGTTTAcgcttgaatgattcatagatCAGTCTTATGAGgcttaaacaaaaacacattcctctgaaaatggtcaggttCAAGGATGGGACTGAAAACTTTGAAAGGTCTTCAGAACGATGAAGAACTGTtgatatacatacatacatgaaaTATTACAACAAAGTCTGGCAGCTTGGAAGAGAAAGATAAAGAATGACTCAAGATTTTTGCATAGGACTGTAAGACTAACAAAGGTataaaaagcagataaatctaCTCACAGTCTTGCCTTTAAGATGCAGACTGACCTGTAATTCCTCCATGTTGGTTTCGGATCACACCCagctccttttcctcctccctccacagctgcagcaggagtCTTGAAGCTGTCTGACCGGCAGCATCCCTCCAGCTCAGGATGAGAGATGGCGTGTTTGGGTTGTCATGTAGCTCCAGCAGGGTGGAAAGCACAACACCGTGCACACATCTGGGGCTCGTCTGACAAAGATACCCATTTAGATTTCCTGAATCTTTTATAAGACGCAGCATAAccattttttattctaaaataacTTCAGGAGAGGGCAATCTTACAGCCAACAGCAACTTACACTGAGCAAGCTGAGCAGAAGAAATGCCCCGTCTTTAGCCAAAAAGTAATCTTCTGTGCTGCAGCAGCCAACAATGCAGGACCTGGAGGGATGAAGAACACAGCGACAGAAACTTCTGGAGCTGTAGGAAATCCTGCTGGGTAGTTTACTATGAACCAACACGTCTCTGAAGAAGCTCACATAGATGTTTAAAAAGCAAACGGTTTCCAGATGAAGTGATGACGGCGAGAACAATGTGATGTTTGGATGAGAGGAAGGTGAGAGTTCTGGTGTCGTTTGACAGACATTTTATAAATCATAAAGATGATTTTATAGATGTTTATTATCCTCCAGGTTTGGTTCAGATTCGTGAAAAAACATCCTTAAAGTGTccttaaagtaaattaaatcttTAACAGCAATCTAAAAGTATTCAAAGCtcctgatttgttttctttttatgcttCTTACACATGATGTAAGAATGAAACAGCAACCTAACGTAACCAAACAAACATGCAGGGAGTTTCACATCTggtcaaattattatttttttacttttgacaTCAACCCAATGTTcatttttaccaaaaaaaagtTCTAAGACTCAATAGTAGAAGCAGATATAGAGATTTATCAAGTCCATTATTAAAGTTACAATCATTAAAATTTTACTTCAGCATCTCCCAAACTGGAGGTTGGGGGTCTCAAGATCATTTCAGGGGATCACCAGCTCattcttaattaaattaaaaaaaaaaaaagcctagaTTTACAAATGAATTTGAGActtttattagggctgtcaaaattaacacgttaatacaaagaaattaatctgtgaaattaagtcactcttttttttttttacacattaaagCATAAACAACAGTCATCAGTCAAGtcacaataaaaatctgaatttggcattatctttGCTGGAGGAGCTGATTTTGGGCGTGCAGGCGCTTTGTTACTGCGgtgaaccgaatccaccaaaaacaactttatcctccttatttatgaagttccTGAACACCAGTGATTGATATCTTGGGGGTCGTGGTTGATTACAGAAGGTCATAGCAAATGTTTATCCATCAAtatccattaaaaaaagattaaaaaaagacaaagcaatgaacatttaaaaggaTGTGAGATATTTATAAAAGGGTTCAGAACAAAAGTGTTTCTGTGCCTGGAACAATCTGCATAAAGAAActaaagatgctaaattaaatattgtgtttaaaaactgattaaagATGCTATGataagaaaatagaagaaaaatataaacctaTTTTTTGCTCTGTGGTGATGTAAATAAAGTAAACGAAGTGTAAAATGTTGGAAATCGGTGGCTCGCTGGGCTGAAACTGCTTTTACTCTCATTTTATTATACGTTTGATTTGAATAATGATTTGTTTTAGAGTGGCAGATTATAGaaggtttttcttcttccttttccttttcattcaCGCGTTTGAGATTTATGTTTgtattaattgttttgtttgctaaagaactgaaaaaaattcatgaataaaaattttaatactTGTATTTTTCAGTCTGAACTTTTTCACTTGTAATGGAGCAAACAGATGATGTCTTTTTAAACTAGATGAAgtctttttaaactaaaaaaatcagTATTTCTACAGTAATAAAGAATATTTGTTCCTTTGCCGTCTGTATATATGAacacagatgtttgtgttttttgtctgtttgtttttattggaaaacataaaatcaagctAACAAATCTGCCATGTTGTGTAGATGTTAACACCACgtccctgcaggttttagttgtttctctGCTCACATTTAGGCTCAAATTACTGAATCATTAATGGACTTGTGGAGAAGTTGAGGAGAAGCTGTGGAAAGGAGTCTCCAGGAGTCTCCAGGAGATGGGAAACATTTCAAACCTACTCTCAAGGACCAGATCTGGACTCGGTTTAGCTGAACTGACCTCACACAGTCAATGGTGGAAAGAAGGAGCTTATTGTGTCCCAGACCGCTGTAGAACTTGCTGGAGCCTTTCTTCAGGAAGTGAACGGTCATCTCAACTCCCTCTGATCCAAACAGCTCCtgaaacacaacattaaaaaatattccaacatcatttttctttctgtttgttcaGAAACTGTCATATGAAACCCCGAACAGTTAGAATGAATATGTTCTAACTCTGGTCTCTTTCtgctgaactttttcttttggtcactGTTTTGGTCCCAGAAATTTCTAGTCATTCACAGCTGGAAATGTGATCCACACCTCACCACAACAACCCTCAGTGTGCAACACCTGCctaaaaacaaagctttgaCCTGAGCAAACAAGAGAAACAAACTCAAACTACACGTTTGtattaaaaatgtcaacataaGGAACAAAATGGTTCAGTAATCACTTACAATTACATTCTCAACTTAATCATTTTAAGTTgctcttaaaataatttgtctCTGTTTGACCTTTCTATGAATGTCGGTCTCACACAGCGATGAAAGGATCAGCTGAATATTTGACATTATCTCCGTGGTaacttcatcttcttcatcagaTCGTCCATCCATCTGGTTCAAAACCCCTGAGAAAACACCACAGCTCAGACTGAAGTGGATTTATTAGTGGCCACAGGTTGACATCAATGTATTGATGTCCAGTTTGAAGTTACCCAGAAGCTGGCTGATTATTCCCTGATCACACAGGTCCTGGTTCACAGACTCTTCGCCCAGAGACGTGACAGATTTCAGCACTCTGATACAGTACCGCAGCTGAGCCTTCTTACTGCCTCTGCCTCCGGTGCCATGGAAACTGTGCCCATGAGCAAAGTAAGCATCTGAAACAAAGAGAGGAACATAAGAAACACACTGAGAAACATCGGGGATGCCTTGAGATTTGGTGTTTTACAGAAAGAGACTCTGTGATAAGATAAGACTAATTCTTCCTCTTTCCTTCACCCTCCATTTAGTTATGAAGTCACCATTCACCTGGCCTCCAAAATAGACTGCCAATCTTTTAGctcttaaacatttaattttgccAGGTGCACAGATGATATGACCCagtataaagatttttattgCAATGGGATACTTTATTTCACACTGCTCCTTTTGATTATTGTCTCCATGATTACATCAGCTTGTAGCATCCCTTCTGAAACTCTAGGCAGGTCTTGTCACTGGAGGTAGAAAAGTGTTCATTTAGGTGTTACAGATGAAAGTTGCTCAGAAATCCGCAGTGAAATGCGCTTTGCTGAcataggcaaggcagtttatttgtacagcacatttcatgaacaggacaattcaaagtgctttacataaaacaaagacattacagatatttacagCTCAGCACTTCTTTGACCTCTCGactttctgctgtctgacctgTTCTGACGCACCAGTCCAGCAGAAGCAGCAGGCAGGCGTTTCCCTGACAGGACATGTAGTCATCCAGCATGAGTGGAGCGATGCTGGTGAGGGTGGCCAGCGCCTGCAGCTGGAGCTCCTCCTGCTGGACAACAGACCAGTGATGAAGACCCGAGCGACGCTCAGACGAACCGGCGAGAGGCTTGATAAGCTTCAGCAGAAACAGCATGACCATTTCTTCTTCATAAAGCTagaaagataagataagataagaaaagataagataagataagataagataagataagataagaaaagataagataagaaaagataagataagaaaagataagataagaaaagataagaaaagataagataagataagataagaaaagataagataagataagataagaaaagataagataagataagaaaagataagataagaaaagataagataagataagataagataagataagataagataagataagataagataaaataagataagaaaagataagaaaagataagataagataagaaaagaaaagaaaagataagataagaaaagataagataagaaaagataagaaaagaaaagataagaaaagataagaaaagataagataagaaaagaaaagaaaagataagaaaagataagataagataagataagataagataaaataagataagaaaagataagaaaagataagataagataagaaaagaaaagaaaagataagataagataagaaaagaaaagataagaaaagataagaaaagataagaaaagaaaagaaaagataagaaaagataagataagataagataagaaaagataagaaaagaaaagataagaaaagataagaaaagaaaagaaaagaaaagaaaagataagataagataagataagataagaaaagataGACAGCTgtacaatgaaattaaaataatgcaacTGAAGgtgcattaaaacaacaaaaaaagaaaaacatgcagttAAAAGTCCAAAGAACTGTCACAATTTGCCaaataaaactacttaaaaatgtaataaaatgcaGAGTAATATATAGAGATAAACAATTAAACCTATACATTAGATACTATAATTGCATTTAAACCAAACTATTGCACAAACTATAAACTTCAGAGTGAAACAGTCGTGATGTGTGACTGTTGAGTGTTCTGACTGAGACTGAAACTCATCGCTCTGATCAAATCTAAACAAAGGCAAACACAGAGTGTGACGAACCTGCAGGGCAGCACAGTCTCTGGACATTACAACTAACAGATTCAGCAGCAACTTCTTCATCTTCAAGTCTTTGTTACTGTAGGTGAGCTTGAGGTTTTGGTCCAACGGGCTGCGACGTTTCACTGAAACACAAATGgatcattttctcttttacaaGTGCATCAGTTTataagaataaaactgaaatctgGACAGGAAGAGCAGCCTCACTCTCTGGAAACATGACGAAACCCACAAGCTGTTTGGTAAATAAACTCTCCTGAAAATGATAAAGACGTTGTCAGACAAACCACAGCTTATGTAACACAGATACACGCTGGGCAGATATGTTCATCATGTCCTGTACTCACGACAAGCGGAGAGTTTGGATTTCCAGCGATGAACGTTGTGATTACAAGCAGATCATTTCTGAGTTGGAGGTCAGAAGTTTGAGAAGCTTTCAGCAGCAGGTGACAAAATGCTTCTTTCAGAGATCTGAAACACAAATCAACCCGGAGATATTTACTATCTTATTTATCACAGTAAGATTTAAGGATAAATTTAAAACGTACATGACACACTCCATGCTGCTGAGCTGACCGATGATCTCCTCTTTGTTGCCACTCTCCAGAAGGTTCCAGAGGATTTCCGAGGAGCAGAAAAGGACCTGACTGGACCGGCCCGGTTCATTCATGTGGAGACAGATTGTTTCTGCCCCATGTGCTTCTACTATTGATGTGCAGATCTTGTCTGTGATTGCAAAGTGATTGAGATGTGATCAATAATAACACAACATGATCAGCTGAAATCTGCAGTGATTCATCCATGGAAGAATGAATCACTGGATTACCCCCCATCGGTGCATGCAGTGACACCAGCTGCTGACCAGAGGAGCTGGAGAGGATCTGAAGCGTctgcaggagctgcagcttGATGGCAGGCTGGTTCTCCAGCGCAGCCATGGAGAGGAGCAGCGTCTTAGGGAGGTCGCTGCgctccagcagctgcagcttgtagCCTAGAGAGGTCTGCTGGAGCCCTGCAGAGACGGAGCGGGAAGGGTTAAAAAAGCCGCGAtgcactgaaacacaaacaaacagagatgctgctgcaaggaaaaaaagttcaagaaaaaatgttttcatttaattttgtgtCACTTGAAGGATAAATAAGATGGAAGCGttgatctttttctcttttattgtgCAATTTGATCTCAACTCAAATATCTCACTGACTACTTCATTTTCTTAAATCTTTGTGAAAATACAGATGATGTCCAGAGGATGAAGCATGATGATTCTGCCATCATGTTTTCTCATGATGTATGAAAGTGAGTCAAGCCAATTCCCTGTGCCcctccttttgtttcttttgcctgtttgtctctgtgttgttaatgttgtttttgtttaacattgtttaacatgtttgttgtttgcatttttagagtaataaaattaatttaagaatAAAAGCTAGCTTTAGCAAACAAAGATGTTTGGCACAACATCCCCAGGGATCACTAACTCCAGACCTTTGGGGCCagcgtcctgcaggttttagatgttttcttgatgcaacacacctgactcaaatcaaagggccattaagaggcttgttgtaaacttgacaacaagcagCTGGAGAATCATTTAGTTTGAatcagcagagaaacatctaaaacctgtggcacactggcccaagaggtccagagttggtgatcctcATCCAGACCATCCCTCTGTCATGATGCCAGACACAAATGATCAATTTGATGATTTGCTGAACTGTGATGCAGCAGCATCTTGAGGGTGAAAGGGTAATGTTTTAAACTCTTTTAAACCAAATGCCTGGAAGGTTAGCAGGATTCTGAGCTTACATCTGCATGTTACACGTTGCACATATGCAAGCAAACATTTCCTCGTTAGTATCTTTGCATGCAAGTACAGAAGCCATGAATGAAAGTGGAGGAGGTTAACTGTGAGAAAGGAAAGTTTGAGGTTATGGTGTGGTGAGGTGGTCCGTACCATCGAGCAGCTGTGGGGGAGTCACATAGTTGTAGAACGACTTCACACATTCAACCACGTGTTGCTTCACTTCATCATGTGAAACCCTCATCAGATACCCTGCCAGCAGAAAGACATCTGCCACAGTCACTCCCCTGACTGATCAcagcagcaaacagcagtaAACAACCATGTGAAGAACCATGAGGATTTTACAATCATGATAAGGATTTGTATTTATTATCACATTAACACTTACATGACTGAGATCCGTGActgtgcagctgtgtgtgtcCTGTGTGTGCGTCTGAGTGTCCAACACTGATTAATGTGCCCTTCATtataatatacagtatatttgtCCTGAAGTTTATCTCAAACAACTGACACATACTGTGAGTTACACTGTGAGAAGCACCATAGATACAGAAATCTAGACGTTCATAATCCTTTTGCTGCTGATGTACGCTGCCTCTGTGTCAGAAAGGACTGAATCTGCTTCTAATCTGATGTCATTtcaaaaccttttatttatCAGAATTTCAACATTTTGgactattttcttgtgtttttcccCCCAAAGAAAATCCCTCccaaatccatttaaattatagGTTGAaatgcaacaaacaaacaaacaaaaaaaaacagagctggtTAAATCGACAGCCAGAAACTGAACTTAGGTGTCCTCTTCCCCATAACATGGATACACAGACACGTTGGTGAAACCAGAGCCTGGgttctgatggaaaaagttccACATGTGTTTCAGTCCACGgctgataaatgtaaaaatgtcccACTATCTCATCTGATTCACTAAATATCCCTGatgtcacattttaaaaactatatattATTCTCAAGACTTCAGAGAGAATTGATGTTTTGTGTCACCAGATTCATTCAGGTCAAAGTTCTGctttaaatatgttatttatgttaGTGTCTGTTTAATTTGATCAGAAGAATGTTTTCAACGTGAATTTCCTCAAAATACTGTAACTGTTGTGTCgctggattattattattaatgcagAAATGTGTGAACAGAAGATCAGATATGctcatttttaactgttttgttttagacTGTAGCCAAAAGTAATTAGTTGTTATTCATTTAACAATTACTTCATTTTTtgttagtaaaaataaaaatctccacCACTTCAATCTGAAAATGTTCAAGAATCTTTGcatgaaaaatatttctgaGGATGGTTTCTGATTCTTTTTTGTCTAATCTAAcagataataaaatgaaattaaataaataaaaatctttcttaATTCCCAGAGGGAAATAATAAAACTAttcttataataaataaatacttaagaaagacagaaagaaaaaagaaaaatattaataaaagcaTCTTTATTTAAGTTTCAACTCATGAActttatatttcaaataaattgaAAGAGTAGAAATGAAATGCTGATGAAAGCATCAAAACAATCCGTctgtatgtaaatgtgatttacAGAAGTATTTAAATGTCCCTTCAGGCCGTGAACACGTACCGATATGAGAGAGGATTTCTGTGGCGTCCTGAGCGTACCTCATCTCATCAGAAACTCTCTCCTTCAGGAAGGGAAGCCTGAGATGAAACAGAGCAATGCTGTGATGATCACATGATCTCAACAGATCTGAGTTTTAATGTCCAAGTTTCTTACCCGCAGATTTTAAGAGCTTCACAGAGAACAGCTGCATATTCAGGGTGATCCTTCGCCTTCTCGGCACAGACGTTGAGAACTCTGGACATGCCTGTCAGCTCCCTGAGCAGCTGGAAATACTTTAAgctatttaacattttggtATAGAAGGATTTGCTCATATGAAGGTGGAGGAATCCCTGTGACACTGGGAAGTAATGTGTCATCATGTTGCTACCTGAagccagatttatttccatgacTGTGTCAAGCTAATTTAATGTGGTAAAACTTGGTGATGAATCAGCTGCAGAGGAGCAGGACTTGTTGGAGAGGGAAATCCAACTAAAGCCAGGAGAAAGGATACAAATCCAGTGTGGTTCCTCTCAAATAGTTTCCTCAGTACGAAAAGGTGCTTCTCCTTCATGTTTGTCTTCAGTAAAAACAGGATTACGATCAGCAAAACTTCATAGAGATGCAGATGAATGATAAAAGTTTGACTTACAGTCAAAGGATCCTCAAGAAGACGAACCACCTTACTGATGTCAAGACTTTTAGCAGAGACCTGCTAAGAAACCACAAGACAACTTTGCTCTCACTGTCAAAGCGCTCCTGGGTTTAATAAAACATGCACACTCATTAGGGT includes the following:
- the LOC121656280 gene encoding cilia- and flagella-associated protein 69-like isoform X2, with amino-acid sequence MASGKLLHIKMSENSAVRLKVAQQSQQVSAKSLDISKVVRLLEDPLTTNMKEKHLFVLRKLFERNHTGFLLRELTGMSRVLNVCAEKAKDHPEYAAVLCEALKICGLPFLKERVSDEMRYAQDATEILSHIGYLMRVSHDEVKQHVVECVKSFYNYVTPPQLLDGLQQTSLGYKLQLLERSDLPKTLLLSMAALENQPAIKLQLLQTLQILSSSSDKICTSIVEAHGAETICLHMNEPGRSSQVLFCSSEILWNLLESGNKEEIIGQLSSMECVISLKEAFCHLLLKASQTSDLQLRNDLLVITTFIAGNPNSPLVESLFTKQLVGFVMFPEMKRRSPLDQNLKLTYSNKDLKMKKLLLNLLVVMSRDCAALQLYEEEMVMLFLLKLIKPLAGSSERRSGLHHWSVVQQEELQLQALATLTSIAPLMLDDYMSCQGNACLLLLLDWCVRTDAYFAHGHSFHGTGGRGSKKAQLRYCIRVLKSVTSLGEESVNQDLCDQGIISQLLGVLNQMDGRSDEEDEVTTEIMSNIQLILSSLCETDIHRKELFGSEGVEMTVHFLKKGSSKFYSGLGHNKLLLSTIDCVRSCIVGCCSTEDYFLAKDGAFLLLSLLSTSPRCVHGVVLSTLLELHDNPNTPSLILSWRDAAGQTASRLLLQLWREEEKELGVIRNQHGGITDPQSPVLSCFQQDGDLLSFPAATPTTAVLEISENLRAKIYLIFCCLGFQGLPGLSTEDYVTLSIIKRYLDFKVGEVWEEISRELSLDGVRPISPDEEALSTIQRISEDTARRIMAEQRSILEQQQEEDISEEKLVYREMKSRLRQQELTSKSWNKYVSKTSNYEILKEEKAQREKHAALIRSKPNHPAKHFIGHVVAMESTDLQGPAGMKVMLAKAPIRTEPAPLDLVNFSTVKD
- the LOC121656280 gene encoding cilia- and flagella-associated protein 69-like isoform X1 produces the protein MASGKLLHIKMSENSAVRLKVAQQSQQQVSAKSLDISKVVRLLEDPLTTNMKEKHLFVLRKLFERNHTGFLLRELTGMSRVLNVCAEKAKDHPEYAAVLCEALKICGLPFLKERVSDEMRYAQDATEILSHIGYLMRVSHDEVKQHVVECVKSFYNYVTPPQLLDGLQQTSLGYKLQLLERSDLPKTLLLSMAALENQPAIKLQLLQTLQILSSSSDKICTSIVEAHGAETICLHMNEPGRSSQVLFCSSEILWNLLESGNKEEIIGQLSSMECVISLKEAFCHLLLKASQTSDLQLRNDLLVITTFIAGNPNSPLVESLFTKQLVGFVMFPEMKRRSPLDQNLKLTYSNKDLKMKKLLLNLLVVMSRDCAALQLYEEEMVMLFLLKLIKPLAGSSERRSGLHHWSVVQQEELQLQALATLTSIAPLMLDDYMSCQGNACLLLLLDWCVRTDAYFAHGHSFHGTGGRGSKKAQLRYCIRVLKSVTSLGEESVNQDLCDQGIISQLLGVLNQMDGRSDEEDEVTTEIMSNIQLILSSLCETDIHRKELFGSEGVEMTVHFLKKGSSKFYSGLGHNKLLLSTIDCVRSCIVGCCSTEDYFLAKDGAFLLLSLLSTSPRCVHGVVLSTLLELHDNPNTPSLILSWRDAAGQTASRLLLQLWREEEKELGVIRNQHGGITDPQSPVLSCFQQDGDLLSFPAATPTTAVLEISENLRAKIYLIFCCLGFQGLPGLSTEDYVTLSIIKRYLDFKVGEVWEEISRELSLDGVRPISPDEEALSTIQRISEDTARRIMAEQRSILEQQQEEDISEEKLVYREMKSRLRQQELTSKSWNKYVSKTSNYEILKEEKAQREKHAALIRSKPNHPAKHFIGHVVAMESTDLQGPAGMKVMLAKAPIRTEPAPLDLVNFSTVKD
- the LOC121656280 gene encoding cilia- and flagella-associated protein 69-like isoform X3; the protein is MASGKLLHIKMSENSAVRLKVAQQSQQQVSAKSLDISKVVRLLEDPLTTNMKEKHLFVLRKLFERNHTGFLLRELTGMSRVLNVCAEKAKDHPEYAAVLCEALKICGLPFLKERVSDEMRYAQDATEILSHIGYLMRVSHDEVKQHVVECVKSFYNYVTPPQLLDGLQQTSLGYKLQLLERSDLPKTLLLSMAALENQPAIKLQLLQTLQILSSSSDKICTSIVEAHGAETICLHMNEPGRSSQVLFCSSEILWNLLESGNKEEIIGQLSSMECVISLKEAFCHLLLKASQTSDLQLRNDLLVITTFIAGNPNSPLVESLFTKQLVGFVMFPEMKRRSPLDQNLKLTYSNKDLKMKKLLLNLLVVMSRDCAALQLYEEEMVMLFLLKLIKPLAGSSERRSGLHHWSVVQQEELQLQALATLTSIAPLMLDDYMSCQGNACLLLLLDWCVRTDAYFAHGHSFHGTGGRGSKKAQLRYCIRVLKSVTSLGEESVNQDLCDQGIISQLLGVLNQMDGRSDEEDEVTTEIMSNIQLILSSLCETDIHRKELFGSEGVEMTVHFLKKGSSKFYSGLGHNKLLLSTIDCVRSCIVGCCSTEDYFLAKDGAFLLLSLLSTSPRCVHGVVLSTLLELHDNPNTPSLILSWRDAAGQTASRLLLQLWREEEKELGVIRNQHGGITDPQSPVLSCFQQDGDLLSFPAATPTTAVLEISENLRAKIYLIFCCLGFQGLPGLSTEDYVTLSIIKRLERCGRRSAGN